The genomic segment TCCCACGATCACCAACGACGGCGTGTCCATCGCCAAGGAGATCGAGCTCGACGACCCGTACGAGAAGATCGGCGCGGAGCTCGTCAAGGAGGTCGCCAAGAAGACCGACGACGTCGCGGGCGACGGAACCACCACCGCCACCGTGCTCGCTCAGGCCCTGGTCAAGGAAGGCCTCCGCAACGTGGCCGCCGGCGCCGACCCGATCAGCCTCAAGAAGGGCATCGAGAAGGCCGTCGCGGCTGTCTCGGCCGAGCTGATCAAGAACGCCAAGGAGATCGAGACCAAGGAAGAGATCGCTGCGACCGCTTCCATCTCGGCCGCCGACCCTGAGATCGGCGCCATCATCGCCGAGGCCATCGACAAGGTGGGCAAGGAAGGCGTCGTCACCGTCGAGGAGTCGAACACCTTCGGCACCGAGCTCGAGCTGACCGAGGGCATGCGCTTCGACAAGGGTTACCTGTCGGCCTACTTCGTCACCGACCCGGAGCGTCAGGAAGCGGTCTTCGAAGACCCCTACATCCTGATCGTGAACAGCAAGGTCTCGAACATCAAGGACCTGCTGCCGATCGTCGACAAGGTCATCCAGACCGGCAAGCAGCTGCTCATCATCGCGGAAGACGTCGATGGCGAAGCGCTGGCCACTCTGGTCGTCAACAAGATCCGCGGCATCTTCAAGTCGGTCGCCGTCAAGGCCCCCGGCTTCGGTGACCGTCGCAAGGCTCAGCTGCAGGACATCGCGATCCTCACCGGCGGCCAGGTCATCTCCGAGGAGGTCGGTCTCAAGCTCGAGAACGTCACTCTCGACCTGCT from the Herbiconiux aconitum genome contains:
- the groL gene encoding chaperonin GroEL (60 kDa chaperone family; promotes refolding of misfolded polypeptides especially under stressful conditions; forms two stacked rings of heptamers to form a barrel-shaped 14mer; ends can be capped by GroES; misfolded proteins enter the barrel where they are refolded when GroES binds), producing the protein MAKIIAFDEEARRGLERGLNILADAVKVTLGPRGRNVVLEKKWGAPTITNDGVSIAKEIELDDPYEKIGAELVKEVAKKTDDVAGDGTTTATVLAQALVKEGLRNVAAGADPISLKKGIEKAVAAVSAELIKNAKEIETKEEIAATASISAADPEIGAIIAEAIDKVGKEGVVTVEESNTFGTELELTEGMRFDKGYLSAYFVTDPERQEAVFEDPYILIVNSKVSNIKDLLPIVDKVIQTGKQLLIIAEDVDGEALATLVVNKIRGIFKSVAVKAPGFGDRRKAQLQDIAILTGGQVISEEVGLKLENVTLDLLGQARKVVITKDETTIVEGAGDGEAIAGRVAQIRAEIENTDSDYDREKLQERLAKLAGGVAVIKAGAATEVELKERKHRIEDAVRNAKAAVEEGIVAGGGVALIQAGKTAFANLELVGDEATGANIVKVAIEAPLKQIAFNAGMEPGVVAAKVRDLDYGWGLNAATGEYVDLLAAGIIDPAKVTRSALQNAASIAGLFLTTEVVVADKPEKNAAPAGDPTGGMDF